The Mytilus galloprovincialis chromosome 2, xbMytGall1.hap1.1, whole genome shotgun sequence genome has a window encoding:
- the LOC143063299 gene encoding uncharacterized protein LOC143063299: protein MYLLTLEHVTRLYALGLIRYGTLLETMKFSLCLQVLAVCFLLEADYSSARDCLCVHKGTVLPVDQHITVTELPGGTCVEILKEHVHFKNANWTHIMYQGHHAFVKKVNTAFDKVKCDDNNVPITTTVASTTRQTTRQTTQSTTQPTTPMPQTTAMPLTTTLHHGTTPPTAPFCPPTSGKPSHDNSNCTGVKILSRSSWGASSQYESINDLTRQFSCSVDFVVVHHTLGDRCVTLADCEQRIRTDIQNWQHRQFNFAIGGDGTIYELNGFDSVAKHANFYDNISLGIAFIGDFSSVPPTQVAIDSLKKFLACAVHERLLAAYYVLRTERDVIGTGFGDALYSQIEKLPHY, encoded by the exons GTTTTAGCTGTTTGTTTCCTTCTAGAAGCTGACTATTCCTCTGCTCGTGATTGTCTGTGTGTACATAAGGGAACCGTCCTCCCTGTAGACCAACATATTACTGTGACGGAACTCCCTGGCGGAACATGTGTAGAAATATTGAAGGAACATGTCCATTTCAAGAATGCAAACTGGACACATATTATGTATCAAGGTCAT caTGCTTTTGTAAAAAAAGTTAACACAGCATTCGATAAAGTAAAGTGTGATG ATAACAATGTTCCTATCACAACAACGGTTGCATCAACAACAAGACAGACAACAAGACAAACAACACAATCAACAACTCAGCCCACAACTCCAATGCCACAAACCACGGCAATGCCTTTAACAACAACACTACACCACGGAACAACACCTCCAACAGCTCCATTTTGCCCTCCTACTAGTGGAAAACCGTCGCATGATAATTCAAATTGTACTGGTGTTAAAATTCTATCCAGGAGTAGTTGGGGAGCCTCTTCGCAGTATGAAAGTATAAACGACTTAACCAGACAGTTTTCATGCAGTGTAGATTTTGTTGTTGTTCATCACACTTTAGGGGATCGATGTGTCACTCTAGCTGATTGTGAACAAAGGATTAGAACTGATATTCAAAACTGGCAGCATA GACAATTCAATTTTGCCATCGGTGGTGATGGAACAATCTACGAATTAAATGGTTTTGATAGTGTTGCAAAACATGCCAATTTCTATGACAACATATCATTAG GAATTGCTTTTATTGGTGATTTTTCATCAGTACCACCTACTCAGGTTGCCATTGATTCACTCAAGAAGTTTTTGGCATGCGCAGTACATGAAAGATTGTTAGCCGCATACTACGTTTTACGGACTGAGCGTGATGTTATTGGAACAGGGTTTGGCGATGCATTGTATAGTCAAATCGAAAAACTTCCACATTACTAA